A genome region from Methanothrix sp. includes the following:
- the acs gene encoding acetate--CoA ligase gives MAEETAKTAVLLEEKRLFHPPKDLVENSNVMQWMKKKGFKTEKEMREWCSKNYVEFWDEMAKTYADWFEPYKQVLDWKPPYAKWFVGGKCNMAYNAVDRHAKSWRRNKVAYIAVGEPLGDVRKFTYGDLYREVNKLANGLKSLGVKKGDRVSIYMPMIPELPIAMLACAKIGAIHSVVFSGFSSKAYADRVIDAESKISITVDGFWRRGKIVELKKQADEAIQEAPTIEHQIVYRRTGQDIPWNKDRDIWWHDLVKDQPAECETEQLDPEHRLYILYTSGTTGKPKGIEHAHGGYCVAVPQTLHWVFDLKEDDVWWCTADIGWVTGHSYVVYGPLSLGATSIIYEGSPDYPDFGRWWSIIEEFGVNVLYTAPTAIRMFMRAGEQWPAKYNLKSLRLLGTVGEPINPEAWVWYRKNIGRDELQIMDTWWQTETGTFIGSPLPITPLKPGSCTFALPGYSMDVWDEAGKPVPPGEGGNIVILEPYPSMLRDFYKDPQRYFRTYWETYWNVRPGTYLAGDKGRRDEDGYFWIQGRIDDVIKVAGHRIGNSEVESAAVSHPKVAEAAVIGKPDPVKGEVIIVFAILREGVQESEELKKDIAQHIRATLGPVAMPEAVYFVKDVPKTRSGKIMRRVIRAKAMGQPVGDISTLANPEAVDAIPKIV, from the coding sequence ATGGCCGAGGAAACCGCAAAGACCGCGGTCCTTCTCGAGGAGAAGAGGTTGTTCCATCCCCCGAAGGACCTGGTCGAGAACTCAAATGTCATGCAGTGGATGAAGAAGAAGGGCTTCAAGACAGAGAAAGAGATGCGAGAGTGGTGCTCCAAGAACTATGTCGAGTTCTGGGATGAGATGGCCAAGACCTACGCGGATTGGTTTGAGCCCTACAAGCAGGTCCTCGACTGGAAGCCCCCGTATGCCAAGTGGTTCGTTGGCGGAAAGTGTAACATGGCCTACAACGCCGTGGACAGGCATGCGAAATCCTGGAGGAGGAATAAGGTAGCATACATTGCTGTGGGGGAGCCTCTTGGCGACGTAAGGAAGTTCACCTATGGGGATCTGTACAGGGAGGTCAACAAGCTTGCAAACGGCCTGAAGAGCCTGGGAGTCAAGAAGGGCGACAGAGTCAGCATATACATGCCCATGATTCCCGAGCTGCCGATAGCGATGCTCGCCTGCGCGAAGATCGGCGCGATTCACAGCGTCGTCTTCTCAGGATTCAGCTCGAAGGCTTATGCTGACAGGGTGATAGATGCGGAGTCAAAGATATCCATCACCGTGGATGGCTTCTGGAGGCGCGGCAAGATCGTGGAGCTCAAGAAGCAGGCGGATGAGGCGATTCAGGAAGCTCCAACTATAGAGCATCAGATCGTCTACAGGAGAACAGGACAGGATATCCCATGGAACAAGGACAGGGACATATGGTGGCATGATCTTGTAAAAGATCAGCCGGCTGAGTGTGAGACCGAGCAGCTCGACCCGGAGCACAGGCTGTACATCCTGTACACATCAGGAACTACAGGAAAGCCAAAGGGCATTGAGCATGCGCACGGCGGATACTGCGTTGCTGTCCCGCAGACGCTGCACTGGGTCTTTGATCTCAAAGAGGATGATGTCTGGTGGTGCACAGCCGATATCGGATGGGTCACAGGCCATTCGTACGTAGTCTACGGCCCGCTCTCACTCGGCGCGACCAGCATAATATATGAGGGCTCTCCTGATTACCCGGACTTCGGAAGATGGTGGTCCATAATCGAAGAGTTCGGCGTCAACGTGCTCTACACAGCTCCCACCGCCATAAGAATGTTCATGAGGGCTGGTGAGCAGTGGCCCGCCAAGTACAACCTGAAGAGTTTGAGGCTCCTGGGCACCGTGGGCGAGCCGATCAACCCCGAGGCCTGGGTATGGTACAGAAAGAACATCGGAAGGGACGAGCTCCAGATCATGGACACATGGTGGCAGACCGAGACCGGCACGTTCATAGGATCGCCGCTTCCGATAACACCGCTCAAGCCTGGAAGCTGCACGTTTGCCCTGCCCGGGTACAGCATGGATGTGTGGGATGAGGCCGGAAAGCCTGTGCCTCCCGGAGAGGGCGGCAACATAGTCATACTTGAGCCGTATCCTTCGATGCTGAGAGACTTCTACAAGGATCCGCAGAGGTACTTCAGGACTTACTGGGAGACATACTGGAATGTCAGGCCCGGCACATACCTGGCAGGCGATAAAGGAAGAAGGGATGAGGACGGCTACTTCTGGATACAGGGCAGGATCGATGATGTCATCAAGGTAGCGGGCCACAGGATCGGTAACTCCGAGGTCGAGTCAGCCGCGGTCTCGCATCCAAAGGTCGCAGAGGCAGCAGTCATCGGCAAGCCGGATCCGGTCAAGGGCGAGGTCATAATAGTATTCGCTATCCTCAGGGAGGGTGTGCAGGAGAGCGAGGAGCTGAAGAAGGACATCGCACAGCATATCCGAGCCACACTCGGGCCTGTGGCAATGCCTGAGGCTGTCTACTTCGTCAAGGACGTGCCGAAGACCAGATCCGGAAAGATCATGCGCAGGGTCATAAGGGCAAAGGCGATGGGGCAGCCGGTCGGTGACATCTCCACACTTGCAAATCCAGAGGCTGTGGACGCTATACCGAAGATCGTGTAG
- the acs gene encoding acetate--CoA ligase — protein sequence MAEQKAATTAVLLEETRVFYPPKELVENSNVMQWMKKKGFTTEREMRAWTGQHYIEFWDEMAKTYADWFEPYAQILEWKPPYAKWFVGGKCNVAYNAVDRHAKGAKKDKVAYIFVPEPTDQKVQKITYLDLYKAVNKFANGLKSLGVKKGDRVSIYMPMIPETPIAMLACAKIGAIHSVVFSGFSAGGLQSRVLDAESKVVVTTDGFYRRGKPLPLKPNVDEAVQNAPSVEKVVVVKRAGIDVPMKEGRDIWYHELIANQPDECETEKMDSEDRLFILYTSGTTGKPKGIEHVHGGYCVTPAQTLHWVFDLKDNDVWWCTADVGWITGHSYVVYGPLCLGATSILYEGAPDYPDFGRWFSIIQDNKVSVLYTAPTAIRMFMKAGEQWPLKYDLSSLRLLGSVGEPINPEAWVWYRKYFGGDRCPIMDTWWQTETGCFVVSPLPITPLKPGSATFPLPGFNTDIYDEDANPVPPGMGGNIVNITPWPSMLRAFYRDPERYMKEYWQMYWDIRPGIYLAGDKATRDKDGYFFIQGRIDDVLKVAGHRISNAEVESALVSHPAVAEAAVIGKPDEVKGEVIVAFVILREGVKESEDLKKELAKHVRGVLGPVAYPEIVYFVKDVPKTRSGKIMRRVIKAKALGNPVGDISALANPDAVDAIPLIK from the coding sequence ATGGCTGAGCAAAAAGCTGCTACAACTGCGGTTCTTCTTGAGGAGACAAGAGTATTCTATCCCCCGAAGGAGCTAGTGGAGAACTCAAACGTCATGCAGTGGATGAAGAAGAAGGGCTTCACCACTGAGAGGGAGATGCGCGCCTGGACCGGCCAGCACTACATAGAGTTCTGGGATGAGATGGCGAAGACGTATGCCGACTGGTTCGAGCCGTATGCGCAGATCCTCGAGTGGAAGCCGCCGTATGCGAAGTGGTTCGTGGGTGGCAAGTGCAACGTCGCATACAATGCCGTGGACAGACATGCGAAGGGCGCAAAGAAGGACAAGGTCGCCTATATCTTCGTGCCAGAGCCGACAGATCAGAAGGTGCAGAAGATAACTTACCTGGATCTGTACAAGGCTGTCAACAAGTTCGCAAACGGCCTGAAGAGTCTTGGTGTAAAGAAGGGCGACAGGGTCAGCATATACATGCCCATGATCCCGGAGACACCGATAGCGATGCTCGCCTGCGCGAAGATCGGCGCGATTCACAGCGTGGTCTTCTCAGGATTCAGCGCTGGCGGTCTGCAGAGCAGGGTGCTCGATGCGGAGTCCAAGGTTGTCGTCACCACCGATGGCTTCTACAGGCGCGGCAAGCCGCTCCCGCTCAAGCCGAACGTCGATGAGGCTGTGCAGAACGCCCCGAGCGTTGAGAAGGTTGTAGTGGTCAAGAGAGCCGGAATCGATGTTCCCATGAAGGAGGGCCGCGACATCTGGTACCACGAGCTCATAGCCAATCAGCCGGACGAGTGTGAGACGGAGAAGATGGACTCGGAGGACAGGCTGTTCATCCTGTACACATCAGGCACAACAGGGAAGCCAAAGGGCATTGAGCACGTCCATGGTGGATACTGCGTGACACCAGCACAGACTCTCCACTGGGTCTTCGATCTCAAGGACAACGATGTCTGGTGGTGCACAGCAGATGTCGGATGGATCACAGGCCACTCCTACGTCGTCTACGGCCCGCTCTGCCTGGGTGCGACGAGCATACTCTACGAGGGCGCTCCTGACTATCCGGACTTCGGCAGATGGTTCAGCATAATCCAGGATAACAAGGTCTCCGTGCTCTACACAGCTCCCACTGCGATCAGGATGTTCATGAAGGCTGGCGAGCAGTGGCCGCTGAAGTACGACCTGTCCAGCCTGAGGCTGCTCGGCTCGGTCGGCGAGCCCATCAACCCTGAGGCGTGGGTATGGTACAGGAAGTACTTCGGAGGCGACAGGTGCCCGATCATGGATACCTGGTGGCAGACAGAGACTGGATGCTTCGTGGTCTCTCCACTACCGATCACACCGCTCAAGCCTGGCTCGGCAACATTCCCGCTGCCCGGATTCAACACTGACATCTACGATGAGGATGCAAACCCGGTGCCCCCAGGAATGGGCGGAAACATCGTCAACATTACACCCTGGCCGTCGATGCTCCGTGCGTTCTACAGGGATCCTGAGAGGTACATGAAGGAGTACTGGCAGATGTACTGGGACATCAGGCCCGGTATATATCTCGCGGGCGATAAGGCCACAAGGGACAAGGACGGATACTTCTTCATCCAGGGCAGGATCGATGATGTGCTGAAGGTCGCAGGCCACAGGATCAGCAACGCCGAGGTCGAGTCCGCTCTCGTCTCCCATCCGGCAGTTGCCGAGGCAGCTGTCATCGGCAAGCCCGACGAGGTCAAGGGCGAGGTCATCGTGGCCTTCGTGATCCTCAGGGAGGGCGTGAAGGAGAGCGAGGACCTCAAGAAGGAGCTTGCAAAGCACGTCAGAGGTGTTCTCGGGCCTGTTGCCTATCCGGAGATCGTCTACTTCGTCAAGGATGTGCCGAAGACAAGATCCGGAAAGATCATGCGCAGGGTCATAAAGGCCAAGGCGCTTGGCAACCCCGTGGGAGACATCTCCGCGCTTGCGAATCCGGATGCAGTGGACGCCATACCGCTCATCAAGTGA
- the acs gene encoding acetate--CoA ligase, translating into MAETAKTAVLQEETRIFNTPQWIIEYSNSYQWMKKKGFKTEKEMREWCAQNYLDFWDEMAQTYADWFKPYTQILEWNPPYAKWFIGGKCNVAYNAVDRHAKSWRRNKVAYYFVGEPVGDTKTITYYQLYQAVNKMANGLKSLGVKKGDRVSIYLPMIPELPITMLACAKIGAIHSVVFSGFSAGGLQSRVTDAEAKVVVTSDGFYRRGKPLPLKPNVDEAVQNAPSVEKVVVVKRAGLDVPMKEGRDIWYHDLVKDQPAECYTEELDPEDRLFILYTSGTTGKPKGIEHAHGGFCVGPAYTTAWALDVHEEDVYWCTADCGWITGHSYVVYGPLCLGATSILYEGAPDYPDIGRWWSIIEEYGVSVFYTAPTAIRMFMKAGDQWPKKYNLKSIRILASVGEPLNPEAYVWFRNNIGGGQAPIIDTWWQTETGCHVIAPLPMTPEKPGSVAFPLPGFNTDIYDEDGNSVPLGYGGNIVQKTPWPSMLRAFFRDPERYMKEYWQMYWDIKPGTYLAGDKATRDKDGYWWIQGRIDDVLKVAGHRISNAEVESAAVSHPAVAEAAVIGKPDEVKGEVIVAFVILKEGVQESEDLKKDIAKHVRSVLGPVAYPEIVYFVKDVPKTRSGKIMRRVIKAKALGKPVGDISALANPESVENIPLIV; encoded by the coding sequence ATGGCTGAGACTGCAAAGACTGCTGTTCTGCAGGAGGAGACCAGGATATTCAACACTCCCCAGTGGATAATCGAGTACTCGAACTCCTACCAGTGGATGAAGAAGAAGGGCTTCAAGACAGAGAAGGAGATGCGAGAGTGGTGCGCCCAGAACTATCTTGACTTCTGGGACGAGATGGCCCAGACGTATGCGGACTGGTTCAAGCCATACACCCAGATCCTCGAGTGGAACCCGCCATATGCGAAGTGGTTCATTGGCGGCAAGTGCAACGTCGCGTACAACGCCGTGGACAGGCACGCGAAGTCCTGGCGCAGGAACAAGGTCGCGTACTACTTCGTCGGCGAGCCTGTTGGCGACACAAAGACGATCACGTACTACCAGCTCTACCAGGCTGTCAACAAGATGGCAAACGGCCTGAAGAGTCTGGGAGTCAAGAAGGGCGACAGGGTCAGCATATACCTGCCGATGATCCCCGAGCTCCCGATCACGATGCTCGCTTGCGCGAAGATCGGCGCGATCCACAGCGTCGTCTTCTCAGGATTCAGCGCTGGCGGTCTGCAGAGCAGGGTTACCGATGCAGAGGCGAAGGTAGTCGTCACATCTGATGGCTTCTACAGGCGCGGCAAGCCGCTCCCGCTCAAGCCGAACGTCGATGAGGCTGTGCAGAACGCCCCGAGCGTCGAGAAGGTCGTCGTGGTCAAGAGGGCAGGGCTTGATGTGCCCATGAAGGAGGGCCGTGACATATGGTACCATGACCTCGTCAAGGATCAGCCCGCAGAGTGCTACACGGAGGAGCTCGATCCTGAGGACAGGCTGTTCATTCTCTACACATCAGGCACAACAGGAAAGCCAAAGGGCATCGAGCATGCACATGGCGGCTTCTGTGTCGGCCCCGCATACACGACCGCATGGGCTCTGGATGTCCATGAGGAGGATGTCTACTGGTGCACAGCTGACTGCGGCTGGATCACAGGCCACTCCTACGTCGTATACGGCCCGCTCTGCTTGGGCGCGACGAGCATACTCTACGAGGGCGCTCCTGACTATCCAGATATCGGCAGATGGTGGTCCATCATCGAGGAGTACGGAGTCTCTGTATTCTACACAGCCCCCACTGCGATCAGGATGTTCATGAAGGCCGGCGATCAGTGGCCGAAGAAGTACAACCTCAAGTCGATCAGGATCCTGGCATCTGTCGGCGAGCCGCTCAACCCGGAGGCATACGTCTGGTTCAGGAACAACATCGGGGGAGGGCAGGCACCGATCATCGATACATGGTGGCAGACTGAGACCGGATGCCATGTGATCGCCCCGCTCCCGATGACACCTGAGAAGCCTGGCTCTGTGGCATTCCCGCTGCCTGGGTTCAATACAGACATCTACGATGAGGACGGCAACTCCGTGCCGCTCGGCTACGGCGGCAACATCGTCCAGAAGACGCCCTGGCCGTCGATGCTCCGCGCCTTCTTCAGGGATCCTGAGAGGTACATGAAGGAGTACTGGCAGATGTACTGGGACATCAAGCCCGGCACATACCTGGCAGGCGACAAGGCGACGAGGGACAAGGACGGCTACTGGTGGATCCAGGGCAGGATTGATGATGTGCTGAAGGTCGCAGGCCACAGGATCAGCAACGCCGAGGTCGAGTCCGCAGCGGTCTCGCATCCAGCGGTTGCTGAGGCAGCTGTCATCGGCAAGCCCGACGAGGTCAAGGGCGAGGTCATCGTGGCCTTCGTGATCCTCAAGGAGGGCGTGCAGGAGAGCGAGGACCTCAAGAAGGACATCGCAAAGCACGTCAGGAGCGTGCTCGGGCCTGTTGCCTATCCGGAGATCGTCTACTTCGTCAAGGACGTGCCAAAGACAAGATCCGGAAAGATCATGCGCAGGGTCATAAAGGCCAAGGCGCTGGGCAAGCCGGTCGGCGACATCTCAGCCCTCGCCAACCCCGAGTCCGTCGAGAACATCCCGCTCATCGTCTGA
- the argF gene encoding ornithine carbamoyltransferase translates to MSARSLISIADLSPEEIISLLDRAEDLKAERSGRGGCALGEMKPLAGKSIAMIFEKPSTRTRVSLEVAAAELGGHPLYLSAGELQLGRGETIGDTARVLSRYVHGITARVFSHRTVEELAAHSSVPVINALSDQEHPLQILADLMTIREHFGHLEGLRIAWIGDGNNVCNSLILASAMLDMRMIVASPRGYEPKGQILERARELGGVPEITYEPSEAARGADVLVTDTWISMGDESEEAERLRSFSRYQINQRILEIAGRDAIVMHCLPAHRGQEITDEVMDGPQSAVFDEAENRLHTSKAVLEWLVGRRPI, encoded by the coding sequence ATGAGCGCTCGCTCTCTCATATCGATAGCCGATCTCTCCCCAGAGGAGATCATATCGCTCCTGGACAGGGCGGAGGATCTCAAGGCCGAGCGCTCCGGAAGGGGCGGGTGTGCGCTCGGTGAGATGAAGCCTCTTGCGGGAAAGAGCATTGCGATGATCTTCGAGAAGCCGTCGACGCGCACCCGGGTATCCCTGGAGGTCGCAGCCGCAGAGCTCGGCGGGCATCCGCTCTACCTCAGCGCAGGTGAGCTGCAGCTCGGACGCGGCGAGACGATCGGAGACACCGCGAGGGTTCTCTCAAGATATGTGCATGGAATAACAGCCAGGGTCTTCTCCCACAGGACCGTGGAGGAGCTTGCAGCGCACTCGAGCGTGCCTGTGATAAACGCTCTATCTGATCAGGAGCATCCGCTTCAGATACTGGCGGATCTCATGACGATCAGAGAGCATTTCGGCCATCTGGAGGGCCTCCGGATAGCATGGATAGGGGATGGGAACAACGTGTGCAACTCGCTGATCCTGGCGTCTGCCATGCTGGATATGAGAATGATCGTGGCGTCGCCCAGGGGTTATGAGCCAAAGGGCCAAATATTAGAAAGGGCCAGAGAGCTCGGCGGCGTCCCGGAGATCACGTATGAGCCATCAGAGGCTGCACGTGGTGCTGATGTGCTCGTCACGGACACATGGATCTCGATGGGGGACGAGTCTGAGGAGGCGGAGCGCCTCAGGAGCTTCAGCAGGTACCAGATAAACCAGAGGATTCTGGAGATCGCCGGGAGGGACGCGATAGTGATGCACTGCCTGCCGGCGCACAGGGGCCAGGAGATCACGGACGAGGTCATGGATGGCCCGCAGAGCGCTGTATTCGACGAGGCCGAGAACAGGCTTCACACATCAAAGGCAGTCCTGGAATGGCTTGTGGGCCGCAGGCCGATTTAG
- a CDS encoding molybdopterin dinucleotide binding domain-containing protein, with protein MMVTIVTFRDIFQSEAQEVDRFSEEYRRMSAVVFLDKSDAAKAGIKEGSNVLVESDNGRVVVVARISEDAHPGLAFMPNSPWSNRLVPAETDDTRIPSYKSISAKISATDDKVPTVEDLLRGMVS; from the coding sequence ATGATGGTTACGATCGTAACGTTCAGAGACATATTCCAGAGCGAGGCACAGGAGGTCGACAGGTTCAGCGAGGAATACAGAAGGATGAGCGCTGTGGTCTTCCTTGATAAAAGCGATGCTGCAAAGGCCGGAATAAAAGAGGGCTCGAATGTGCTAGTGGAGAGCGATAACGGGAGGGTTGTCGTCGTGGCCAGAATATCTGAGGATGCGCATCCAGGTCTGGCCTTCATGCCCAACAGCCCCTGGTCGAACCGGTTGGTTCCAGCGGAGACAGATGATACCAGGATACCCAGCTACAAGAGCATCAGCGCGAAGATAAGCGCAACAGACGATAAAGTTCCCACAGTTGAGGATCTTCTCAGGGGGATGGTCTCATGA
- a CDS encoding formylmethanofuran dehydrogenase subunit B has product MAVCTGCSLLCNDIEVSIDGRRITRTKNLCRKGFGRYRSLTSDRPVPRVDGKQTGIDEAISRAAEMLRNARRPLLFGWSCSTLEAQRKGIELARRTRAIIDDTSSICQGEIVDMIIRRDIPSCTLDDVRNYGDTLIFWGCDPSSSHPRHMSRFSYFPRGEKLQRGHEEDRTAFLIDIRASPTAKILAGNFVQIPPGGDADLIDAMLAVLDGKIPKVRDKKAMISMMNTLKKADMGAIFPGLGLAYSLRGRMDRLKALVDRLNETTRYNVIPMVGHYNMRGFNQLLFDETGFINRVSFADGVDHGPMYSVVEASESCDLAMIVGSDPISSLPAGIAKALARVPLITLDPHRTLTTELSRVVIPTALSGIEAGGSALRMDGVRIEFDPIVKSEYPSDEEVLTRILEEI; this is encoded by the coding sequence ATGGCTGTATGCACAGGATGCTCCCTTCTCTGCAATGATATCGAGGTCTCGATTGATGGAAGAAGAATAACCAGAACGAAGAATCTGTGCAGGAAGGGATTCGGGAGGTACAGGTCCCTCACCTCCGACAGACCTGTGCCGAGGGTTGATGGTAAGCAAACCGGTATCGACGAGGCGATCTCCAGAGCTGCGGAGATGCTGAGAAATGCAAGGAGACCCCTGCTCTTCGGCTGGTCGTGCTCGACGCTGGAGGCGCAGCGGAAGGGAATCGAGCTCGCGAGGAGGACCAGGGCGATCATCGACGACACCTCTTCCATATGCCAGGGGGAGATCGTGGATATGATCATCCGCAGGGATATCCCGAGCTGCACCCTGGATGATGTGAGAAACTACGGTGACACCCTGATCTTTTGGGGATGCGATCCATCGAGCAGCCACCCAAGACACATGTCACGCTTCTCGTACTTCCCGCGCGGGGAGAAGCTCCAGAGAGGGCATGAGGAGGACAGGACCGCGTTTCTCATAGACATCAGAGCATCTCCCACCGCCAAGATACTTGCCGGAAACTTCGTGCAGATACCTCCCGGAGGAGATGCCGATCTCATAGATGCGATGCTTGCGGTCCTCGACGGGAAGATCCCGAAGGTGAGGGACAAGAAGGCCATGATATCAATGATGAACACTTTGAAAAAAGCAGATATGGGCGCTATATTTCCCGGGCTGGGGCTCGCGTATTCACTCAGGGGAAGAATGGATCGCCTGAAAGCGCTGGTGGACAGGCTGAACGAAACCACCAGATACAATGTTATACCGATGGTGGGCCATTACAACATGCGCGGTTTCAACCAGCTCCTCTTCGATGAGACCGGCTTCATAAACAGGGTATCGTTCGCTGATGGCGTTGATCACGGCCCGATGTACAGCGTGGTTGAGGCGTCGGAGAGCTGTGATCTTGCTATGATTGTTGGATCTGATCCGATATCATCCCTACCCGCAGGAATAGCGAAGGCGCTTGCAAGGGTACCTCTGATAACCCTCGATCCACACAGGACACTCACCACCGAGCTCTCAAGGGTTGTGATTCCAACAGCTCTTTCTGGCATCGAGGCGGGAGGAAGCGCGCTCAGGATGGACGGTGTGCGGATTGAGTTCGATCCGATCGTGAAGAGCGAGTATCCATCAGATGAAGAGGTTCTCACGAGGATCCTGGAGGAGATCTGA
- a CDS encoding (Fe-S)-binding protein, with protein sequence MVSAMEIYQLTPKLNCKKCGLPTCMAFAVALLAREKQIEDCTPLLEPKYEAKLKKLREVMAPVAGATETGLIIHDERCYGCGNCVVACPVNVANDPKGSAIGLGPKSDKVILIVEDGVVKCLNPKECRRFGPNRILCNLCTATCPSKAIEFV encoded by the coding sequence ATGGTCAGCGCTATGGAGATCTATCAGCTAACACCAAAGCTGAACTGCAAGAAGTGCGGCCTGCCAACATGCATGGCATTCGCTGTTGCCCTTCTTGCCAGGGAGAAGCAGATCGAGGACTGCACACCTCTGCTGGAGCCAAAATATGAGGCGAAGCTGAAGAAGCTCAGGGAGGTCATGGCGCCAGTTGCAGGCGCCACAGAGACAGGACTTATAATCCATGATGAGCGATGCTACGGATGTGGCAACTGCGTGGTGGCCTGCCCGGTGAACGTGGCAAACGACCCGAAGGGCTCTGCAATCGGTTTAGGACCGAAGAGCGATAAGGTCATACTGATCGTGGAGGATGGGGTCGTGAAATGCCTCAACCCCAAGGAGTGCAGGCGGTTCGGCCCGAACAGGATACTGTGCAACCTCTGCACTGCGACCTGCCCGAGCAAGGCTATAGAGTTCGTCTAG